Proteins from one Pyrobaculum neutrophilum V24Sta genomic window:
- the guaA gene encoding glutamine-hydrolyzing GMP synthase, whose amino-acid sequence MEKVLVVNFGGQYAHLIARRLRERAIYTEVVAPEDAVEAAKSQEVKAVVLSGGPSSVYQEGAPDVSNDLFALGKPILGICYGHQLIAKKFGGVVERGKGEYGKTLVKVLEDDVIFRGWEREEVVWMSHSDYVAKPPEGFKVLAVSENGYIAAMKKGNIYGVQFHPEVSHTPKGGLLLERFAREVARVESMWRPEDQIGRIVSQIREEVKDGDVIIGVSGGIDSTVTAILVHMAVGDRAKAVFIDHGLFREGEPERVVALLSSLGIKTHYVDARERFLARLEGVSDCEEKRRIIGETFAEVFAEAISLFPQAKYLAQGTLYPDVIESGAVKGADKIKSHHNVGGMPKWFTLKLVEPLREFYKDEVRRLAKALGLPDEVVYRHPFPGPGLAVRIIGPFTREKLDIVRKASKIVEEELGKEGLLRGVWQAFAVVGDDRWVGVKGDKRALGYVVTVRVVESEDAMTADWSRLPYEVLERISARITSEIPQVTMVTYAITTKPPSTIEPC is encoded by the coding sequence GTGGAGAAGGTTCTCGTCGTCAACTTCGGCGGGCAGTACGCACACCTTATAGCTAGGAGACTGCGGGAGAGGGCGATCTACACGGAGGTTGTAGCTCCCGAGGACGCCGTAGAGGCGGCCAAGTCGCAGGAGGTAAAGGCCGTAGTTCTCTCGGGAGGCCCCAGCTCGGTGTACCAAGAAGGGGCGCCCGACGTCTCAAACGACCTTTTTGCCCTGGGGAAGCCCATCTTAGGCATCTGCTACGGCCACCAGCTGATTGCCAAGAAGTTCGGGGGGGTGGTGGAGAGAGGTAAGGGCGAGTACGGGAAAACTCTGGTCAAGGTTCTCGAGGACGACGTCATATTCAGAGGTTGGGAAAGGGAGGAGGTCGTCTGGATGAGCCACAGCGACTACGTGGCGAAGCCCCCAGAGGGCTTCAAGGTGCTGGCGGTAAGCGAAAATGGGTATATAGCCGCCATGAAGAAAGGCAATATCTACGGCGTGCAGTTCCACCCTGAGGTATCCCACACCCCCAAGGGCGGCCTTCTTCTGGAGAGGTTCGCCAGGGAGGTGGCTCGGGTAGAGTCCATGTGGAGGCCGGAGGATCAGATTGGGAGAATCGTGAGCCAGATAAGGGAGGAGGTGAAAGACGGCGATGTGATCATAGGGGTGAGCGGGGGGATAGATAGCACGGTCACAGCCATCCTTGTCCACATGGCGGTTGGGGATAGGGCCAAGGCCGTGTTTATCGACCACGGGCTCTTCAGAGAGGGGGAGCCGGAGAGGGTCGTGGCCCTGTTGAGCTCCCTCGGCATAAAAACCCACTATGTAGACGCCAGAGAGCGCTTCCTCGCCAGGCTAGAGGGCGTCTCAGACTGCGAGGAGAAGCGTAGGATTATCGGGGAGACCTTCGCCGAGGTCTTCGCAGAGGCCATATCTCTCTTCCCGCAGGCGAAATACCTAGCCCAGGGCACGCTTTACCCCGACGTCATCGAGAGCGGGGCGGTAAAGGGGGCCGATAAGATCAAGAGCCACCACAACGTGGGTGGGATGCCGAAGTGGTTCACCTTAAAGCTTGTGGAGCCGCTGAGGGAGTTCTACAAAGACGAGGTAAGGAGGTTGGCCAAGGCTCTTGGTCTACCCGACGAGGTGGTGTACCGACATCCCTTTCCAGGGCCTGGCCTTGCCGTGAGGATCATAGGCCCCTTTACCAGGGAAAAGCTGGATATTGTGAGGAAGGCGTCTAAGATAGTGGAGGAGGAGCTCGGTAAAGAGGGGCTCCTCAGAGGCGTCTGGCAAGCCTTCGCGGTCGTGGGCGACGATAGGTGGGTAGGGGTAAAGGGCGATAAACGCGCCCTCGGCTACGTCGTCACTGTCAGAGTTGTAGAAAGCGAAGACGCTATGACCGCCGACTGGTCGCGGCTCCCCTACGAGGTGCTGGAGAGGATATCGGCGCGGATAACCTCGGAGATACCCCAAGTGACAATGGTGACCTACGCCATCACCACGAAACCTCCTTCCACAATAGAGCCCTGTTGA
- a CDS encoding tRNA pseudouridine(54/55) synthase Pus10 — protein sequence MEILRAYPLCDSCLGRLFAQLGYALENAERGSAIKTLLHMKLVTEYRQGADVSGDLKSLARVHRPTRRFLASVGVAVEDSQCYICGGLTSSVERYAKDAVVQLSGVDFETFAVGTTLPREVLERESEVVKRFLISTGESIKHEINRRIGREILKLLPGKKVDKQRPNVLVRIDLVTGKVDVVRNPLLIEGVYLKLSRRVSQAKKFGDVKASLLEKLAHVRDLYGGVEHLIHVSGREDSDARMLGPGRPLVIEVKNPSRYRGLPGRYEDGDVIYIPRGFTVREEIRRLKDKAKTDIKLYRALVYSENPLTETDLAKLGELTGKTILQYTPRRIKRLSPRKRRTRMVYELAWRLVSPHVFELYIRCQGGLYVKEFIHGDGGRTTPSVAEILNTYLEVLELDVLSIE from the coding sequence ATGGAGATATTGAGGGCGTACCCGCTATGCGACTCCTGCCTCGGAAGACTCTTCGCCCAACTGGGCTACGCCTTGGAGAACGCAGAAAGGGGATCGGCGATTAAGACATTGCTACATATGAAGCTCGTTACGGAGTATAGGCAGGGGGCAGACGTGTCGGGGGATCTAAAGAGCCTAGCCCGCGTCCACAGGCCGACTCGGCGGTTTCTCGCCAGCGTTGGGGTAGCCGTAGAGGATTCTCAGTGCTACATATGTGGCGGTCTCACGTCTTCCGTCGAGCGCTACGCCAAAGACGCCGTAGTTCAACTCTCCGGCGTCGATTTCGAGACCTTTGCCGTTGGGACAACTCTACCTAGGGAGGTGCTGGAGAGGGAGTCCGAGGTGGTAAAGAGGTTCCTCATCTCCACAGGCGAGTCGATCAAGCACGAAATAAACCGTAGAATAGGGAGGGAGATCCTTAAACTGTTGCCCGGTAAGAAGGTGGATAAGCAGAGGCCCAACGTGTTGGTAAGGATAGACCTAGTGACCGGTAAGGTGGACGTGGTAAGGAACCCCCTCCTCATAGAGGGGGTCTACCTCAAGCTGAGCAGAAGAGTCTCTCAGGCAAAAAAATTCGGCGATGTCAAAGCCTCACTGCTGGAGAAGCTGGCGCACGTCCGGGATTTATACGGCGGCGTAGAACACCTAATCCACGTCTCCGGCAGAGAAGACAGCGACGCCAGGATGTTGGGTCCAGGCAGACCCCTCGTTATAGAGGTGAAGAATCCAAGTAGATACCGAGGTTTACCCGGGAGATATGAAGACGGGGACGTGATCTATATCCCACGCGGCTTTACGGTAAGGGAGGAGATAAGGAGGTTGAAAGATAAGGCTAAAACCGACATAAAACTCTACCGCGCGCTTGTCTATTCTGAGAATCCGCTTACCGAGACCGACTTGGCTAAACTCGGCGAGCTTACGGGTAAGACGATCCTGCAGTACACCCCACGTAGGATCAAACGCCTCAGTCCCAGGAAGAGGAGGACCCGCATGGTCTACGAGCTGGCGTGGCGCCTAGTATCCCCCCACGTATTTGAGCTCTACATCAGGTGCCAAGGCGGCCTTTACGTAAAAGAGTTCATCCACGGCGACGGCGGTCGGACAACCCCAAGCGTGGCTGAGATTTTAAACACGTACTTAGAGGTTCTCGAGCTAGATGTGCTGTCTATAGAATAG
- a CDS encoding signal recognition particle protein Srp54 has protein sequence MKALSEVFGKLVEKIRGVSYIDEATLQDLSREIQRALLKADVPLDMVKAFTDAAVKRIKEEKPPAGIPPREYLLYVLYEELVKLLGGEQPPEFKPTKKPYVVLLLGVEGSGKTTTAAKLAKLLVKRGYKVGLVETDTVRPAAFDQLRQLAEKIGVPFYGERDGKDAVEIARRGVQNLKNLDVVIVDTAGRHRNEEALLQEVKAIYEAVSPDEVVLVIDATVGKLAAAQAEAFMRYLPIHSVIITKMDSTARGGGALAAVAKTGAKVKFIGVGEDVDELEMFIPRKFVARVLGMGDLDALVERIKAVFEEEQVIQEIESGKLDLLTFKKQIDGLLKLGPLSKVFQMLPGGLAAKISEEQIELSQKNLKKWRAILSSMTVEELKNPELLNASRIRRIALGAGVTPRDVKEMLTVYENLKRMSKTLKRQLRMKMPR, from the coding sequence GTGAAAGCCCTTAGCGAGGTATTTGGCAAACTGGTCGAAAAGATAAGGGGGGTCAGCTACATAGACGAGGCAACTCTACAAGACCTCTCGAGAGAGATCCAGAGGGCCCTCCTCAAGGCAGACGTCCCCCTAGACATGGTAAAGGCTTTTACCGACGCGGCAGTAAAGCGGATAAAAGAGGAGAAGCCCCCCGCCGGTATACCGCCTAGGGAGTACCTCCTTTACGTTCTGTACGAGGAGCTGGTTAAGCTTTTGGGCGGCGAGCAGCCCCCCGAGTTTAAGCCAACCAAGAAGCCCTACGTCGTCCTGCTCCTCGGCGTGGAGGGAAGCGGAAAAACAACCACGGCCGCCAAGCTTGCCAAGTTGCTGGTAAAGAGGGGGTACAAGGTCGGTCTCGTGGAGACAGACACCGTGAGACCAGCCGCCTTTGACCAACTGAGGCAGCTAGCCGAGAAAATAGGCGTCCCCTTCTACGGAGAAAGGGATGGTAAAGACGCGGTGGAGATAGCCCGGCGGGGGGTACAGAACTTGAAAAACCTAGACGTGGTGATCGTCGATACTGCGGGGCGCCATAGAAACGAGGAGGCCCTACTCCAGGAGGTAAAGGCGATATATGAGGCGGTGTCTCCCGACGAGGTCGTGCTCGTAATAGACGCCACCGTGGGTAAGCTGGCGGCGGCGCAAGCTGAGGCGTTCATGAGGTACCTCCCTATACACTCCGTAATAATCACTAAGATGGACAGCACGGCGAGAGGCGGAGGAGCCTTAGCCGCCGTGGCAAAAACCGGGGCAAAGGTCAAGTTCATAGGGGTGGGCGAAGACGTAGACGAGCTAGAGATGTTTATCCCGAGGAAGTTCGTGGCGAGGGTCCTAGGGATGGGCGACCTCGACGCTCTTGTCGAGAGGATAAAGGCGGTTTTCGAGGAGGAACAGGTGATACAGGAGATAGAATCCGGCAAGCTAGATCTCCTCACCTTCAAGAAGCAGATAGACGGCCTCCTGAAGCTCGGCCCTCTGAGTAAGGTCTTCCAGATGTTGCCTGGGGGACTCGCCGCCAAGATCTCGGAGGAGCAGATAGAGCTTTCTCAGAAGAACCTAAAGAAGTGGCGCGCCATCCTCAGCTCCATGACCGTCGAGGAGCTCAAAAACCCAGAGCTCCTCAACGCCTCTAGGATAAGGAGGATAGCCCTAGGCGCAGGCGTTACGCCTAGAGACGTCAAAGAGATGTTGACGGTGTACGAGAACCTAAAAAGGATGTCGAAAACGCTCAAGAGACAACTCAGGATGAAAATGCCGAGGTGA
- a CDS encoding ATPase domain-containing protein, whose amino-acid sequence MSYQEQYSYDYQDYYPVYDNRAPTGIWYVDQLLQGGFRKGEIYLVAGEAGQGKTIFSLQFLKTGAEMYDEPGLYITIDEPSEDVKRGVRESLGWDLDALESQSKLIFVDLRTHFRTYAKEEKVSADPRDIAKIILEYVKKFGVKRLVIDPIAPLIITSHTDVLWVREYMRELVFQLRRLKDITTLMTSEIPTGENKISRFGVEEYLASGVIKLELMEYRGFVFRVMFIRKMRWTAVRPQKLVFEIYPHYGIYVLDRLENFMKQIDVWYATLGQQAQAPPAT is encoded by the coding sequence ATGTCTTATCAGGAGCAGTATAGCTATGACTACCAGGACTATTATCCCGTCTACGACAACAGAGCCCCCACGGGCATCTGGTACGTCGACCAGCTTCTACAAGGCGGCTTCAGAAAGGGCGAGATCTACCTCGTGGCCGGCGAGGCGGGCCAGGGGAAAACCATCTTCAGCCTCCAGTTCCTAAAAACGGGAGCCGAGATGTACGACGAGCCGGGGCTATACATCACCATAGACGAGCCCTCTGAGGACGTCAAAAGGGGCGTGCGGGAATCCCTGGGCTGGGATCTAGACGCCCTAGAGAGCCAGAGCAAGCTCATCTTCGTAGATCTGAGGACCCACTTTAGGACGTACGCAAAGGAGGAGAAGGTCTCCGCGGATCCCCGCGACATCGCGAAGATAATCCTGGAATACGTGAAGAAATTCGGCGTAAAGAGACTTGTGATCGACCCCATAGCCCCCCTAATCATAACCTCGCACACGGACGTGCTGTGGGTAAGGGAATACATGAGAGAGTTGGTGTTCCAGCTGAGGCGTCTAAAGGACATAACCACCCTAATGACGTCTGAGATACCGACGGGCGAAAACAAGATAAGCCGCTTCGGCGTAGAGGAGTATCTGGCAAGCGGCGTGATAAAGCTGGAGCTGATGGAGTACAGAGGCTTCGTCTTCAGAGTCATGTTCATCAGGAAGATGCGGTGGACCGCCGTCAGGCCCCAGAAGCTGGTCTTCGAGATCTATCCACACTACGGTATATACGTCCTAGACCGCCTAGAGAACTTCATGAAGCAGATAGACGTCTGGTACGCCACCTTAGGTCAGCAGGCCCAGGCGCCGCCTGCCACATAA
- a CDS encoding class I SAM-dependent methyltransferase, translated as METDHVLELYRKLAPLYEEVYGVEQRRKYWMISSQVGEKVVDAGCGVGIAYEVLQSYVVCLDISIDMLAKARERASCRGDLVQADYWKPPFREGAFHSALFLSSADPKDFGALYERWRRVAARAYFEFRGSWLVLPT; from the coding sequence ATGGAGACAGACCACGTCCTAGAGCTCTATAGAAAGCTGGCGCCTTTGTACGAGGAGGTCTACGGCGTAGAGCAGAGGAGGAAGTACTGGATGATCTCTTCGCAGGTTGGGGAAAAGGTGGTAGACGCGGGGTGCGGCGTGGGGATAGCCTACGAGGTTCTCCAGAGCTACGTCGTCTGCCTAGACATCTCGATAGATATGTTGGCCAAGGCTAGGGAAAGGGCGTCGTGCAGAGGCGATCTGGTTCAGGCAGACTACTGGAAGCCCCCTTTTAGAGAGGGGGCCTTCCACTCGGCTCTCTTCCTCTCCTCCGCGGACCCCAAAGACTTCGGCGCGCTCTACGAGAGGTGGCGCCGCGTTGCGGCTAGGGCGTACTTCGAATTTCGCGGTAGCTGGCTTGTTCTACCAACGTAA